In one window of Scyliorhinus canicula chromosome 17, sScyCan1.1, whole genome shotgun sequence DNA:
- the LOC119951511 gene encoding probable G-protein coupled receptor 139: MNCGRKHSELLTEMHAVPRGLVFAIYYPVLAAFGLPANLAVIVILIRRRCGLTKCITYYLVSMAVTDLLVMFTAVILNRISGIYFPSSFLSITPVCSLRSALNYAAIDSSAWLTVAFTFDRFVAITWQKLKTKYCTEKVALRVIITVSGLSCVKNAFTYFGYEPIYIINNIPWFCGTKNIIYTSPAWIAYDWIRSILNPFLPFVMLLLFNALTVRHIVLANRSRRRLRAQNIRQNQ, encoded by the exons ATGAACTGCGGAAGAAAGCACTCCGAGCTTCTCACAGAAATGCACGCAGTACCCAGAGGTCTGGTGTTTGCAATTTACTATCCTGTCCTTGCAGCATTCGGTCTTCCAG CCAACCTGGCGGTTATTGTGATCCTGATTCGAagaagatgtggcctcaccaaatgtATCACTTATTACCTGGTGTCCATGGCTGTGACCGACCTCCTGGTTATGTTCACGGCTGTGATATTAAACAGGATTTCTGGGATTTATTTCCCATCCAGTTTCCTGTCTATCACACCGGTTTGCAGTCTTCGTTCTGCCTTAAATTATGCAGCCATTGACAGTTCTGCCTGGTTAACAGTCgcgttcacctttgatcgatttgtggccattactTGGCAGAAgctgaaaacaaaatattgcaccGAGAAGGTGGCGTTGCGCGTGATAATAACCGTGTCTGGACTGAGCTGTGTAAAGAATGCCTTCACCTACTTTGGATATGAACCGATATACATAATTAACAATATACCCTGGTTTTGTGGCACAAAAAACATAATTTATACATCACCTGCCTGGATCGCATATGACTGGATTCGGTCTATTTTAAACCCTTTTCTGCCATTCGTTATGCTTTTACTGTTCAATGCTCTGACTGTCAGACACATTGTCCTGGCCAACCGATCCCGAAGGAGACTCAGGGCCCAGAACATTAGACAGAACCAGTGA